From the Takifugu flavidus isolate HTHZ2018 chromosome 12, ASM371156v2, whole genome shotgun sequence genome, one window contains:
- the rnpepl1 gene encoding LOW QUALITY PROTEIN: aminopeptidase RNPEPL1 (The sequence of the model RefSeq protein was modified relative to this genomic sequence to represent the inferred CDS: inserted 2 bases in 2 codons; deleted 2 bases in 1 codon): protein MMADLHQSPTSLCCCRKPPPVSGARCVGDSATSEPGLPRCPLVDVASASNFRDFQLRHFHLDLKLNFAVKEMSGWLVLDLVPVQPGXQTLVLDSHPSLLIHAIDCKVPGAGEELPSSLTYRVDPFTDFGSSLHITLPVGTVKPGRPVQITVRYTTTDGPAIWWLDSELTCGRTRPLVFTQGHSVCNRSFFPCFDTPAVKSTYSATVRVPDGVTVLMSASQSSYSKRDRVFQFSMEFPIPSYLVALVAGDLQHVDVGPRSRVWAEPCLLSCAAKNLEGGVERWLSVAERLFGLYLWGRCDIVFLPPSFPIVAMENPCLTFIIASILESSEFLLIDIIHEIAHGWFGNAVTNATWEEMWLSEGLATYAQRRITTEAFGEAFTCLETAVRLDALHRQLRLLGDSNPVSKLQVKFEAGVNPSCLMNLFTYEKGFCFVAYLSQLCGDVRRFDCFLRDFISKFKFRSVVAQDLIDFFLSYFPDLKDTAVAQREGLEFERWLSGCGPPMYEPDLSAAXALTRPVEDLCELWRRGHPPDPSAVSRFDLSAWSTFQIVLFLDHMLDVSPLSHDVMSALSRCYASLFDGLNAEVQIRWLQMVVRSSFYPEVPRVRAFLHKHTSRMYTMPLYDDLVAGVMKCVAVEIFNQTHRRLHPNLRRTLQQMLFQSSSPPTSHRGPGPSLPPPQLPPSPQPPPSPQLPQLPPSPPLPPSPQLPPSPQLPQLPPSPQLPPSPQLPPSPPASSATSKSATIALQDVDVSA from the exons ATGATGGCAGATCTGCACCAGTCACCGACCTCGCTGTGCTGCTGCCGTAAACCTCCCCCGGTGTCCGGGGCCCGTTGTGTCGGGGACTCCGCCACCTCAGAACCGGGCCTGCCCAGGTGCCCTCTGGTGGACGTAGCCTCGGCGTCCAACTTCCGTGACTTCCAGCTGCGACATTTCCATTTGGACCTGAAGCTGAACTTTGCAGTGAAGGAGATGAGTGGTTGGCTGGTTCTAGACCTGGTACCCGTGCAGCCGG GTCAAACCCTGGTGCTGGACTCCCACCCTTCCCTGCTCATTCACGCTATAGACTGTAAGGTGCCTGGTGCTGGAGAGGAGCTCCCCAGCTCCCTCACATACAGGGTGGACCCATTCACAGACTTCGGCTCTTCGCTTCACATCACTTTGCCAGTTGGGACGGTGAAACCGGGCCGGCCGGTCCAGATCACGGTCCGATACACCACCACTGACGGACCGGCT ATCTGGTGGCTGGACTCAGAACTGACCTGTGGCCGGACCCGGCCCCTGGTCTTCACGCAGGGCCACTCGGTCTGTAACCGGTCCTTCTTCCCCTGCTTCGACACTCCGGCGGTGAAGAGCACCTACAGCGCCACGGTCAGG GTTCCGGACGGAGTCACGGTTCTGATGAGTGCGTCCCAGAGCTCCTACTCCAAACGGGACCGGGTCTTCCAGTTCTCCATGGAGTTCCCCATCCCGTCCTACCTGGTGGCGCTGGTGGCGGGAGACCTGCAGCACGTCGACGTGGGTCCGCG GAGCCGCGTGTGGGCGGAGCCGTGTCTGCTGTCCTGTGCAGCGAAGAACCTGGAGGGCGGCGTGGAGCGCTGGCTCAGCGTGGCGGAGCGGCTCTTCGGGCTCTACCTGTGGGGCAg GTGTGACATCgtcttcctgcccccctccttccccatcgttgccatggagaacccgtgcctcaccttcatcatcgcCTCCATCTTGGAGAGCAGCGAGTTCCTGCTGATCGACATCATCCACGAGATCGCCCACGGCTGGTTCGGCAACGCCGTGACCAACGCCACCTGGGAGGAGATGTGGCTGAGCGAAGGCCTGGCCACCTACGCCCAGCGCCGCATCACCACGGAGGCCTTCG GTGAAGCGTTCACCTGTCTGGAAACGGCCGTCAGACTGGACGCCCTCCACAGACAGCTGCGTCTCCTTGGCGACAGCAACCCTGTGAGCAAACTGCAAGTCAAATTTGAAGCAG GTGTGAACCCCAGCTGTCTGATGAACCTGTTCACCTATGAGAAAGGCTTCTGCTTCGTGGCGTACCTGTCGCAGCTGTGTGGGGATGTGCGACGCTTCGACTGTTTCCTCCGG GACTTTATCTCCAAGTTTAAGTTTCGGAGCGTGGTCGCTCAGGACCTCATCGATTTCTTCCTCAGCTATTTCCCGGACCTCAAGGACACCGCGGTGGCTCAGAGAGAAG gGCTGGAGTTCGAGCGCTGGCTCAGCGGCTGTGGCCCCCCCATGTACGAGCCGGACCTGTCCGCCG CCGCTCTGACCCGGCCCGTGGAGGACCTGTGTGAGCTGTGGCGccgtggccac ccccccgACCCGTCCGCCGTGTCCAGATTTGACCTGTCGGCGTGGAGCACGTTCCAGATCGTCCTGTTCCTGGACCACATGCTGGACGTGTCCCCGCTGTCTCACG ACGTGATGTCGGCGCTGTCTCGCTGTTACGCGTCTCTGTTCGATGGGCTCAACGCCGAGGTCCAGATCCGCTGGTTGCAGATGGTCGTGAGGAGCAGCTTCTACCCAGAGGTTCCTCGAGTGAGGGCCTTCCTGCACAAGCAC ACCTCCAGGATGTACACCATGCCGCTCTACGATGACCTGGTTGCCGGGGTGATGAAGTGCGTCGCCGTGGAGATTTTCAATCAAACTCATCGTCGCCTTCATCCGAACCTGAGACGGACGCTGCAGCAGATGCTGTTCCAGAGCAgctccccccccaccagccaCAGAGGCCCTGGGCccagcctgcccccccctcagctgcccccctcccctcagccgcccccctcccctcagctgcctcagctgcccccctccccacctttgcccccctcccctcagctgcccccctcccctcagctgcctcagctgcccccctcccctcagctgcccccctcccctcagctgcccccctccccacctgctTCCTCCGCCACCAGCAAGTCGGCCACCATTGCTTTACAGGATGTTGATGTGTCTGCGTGA